The following proteins come from a genomic window of Salvia hispanica cultivar TCC Black 2014 chromosome 4, UniMelb_Shisp_WGS_1.0, whole genome shotgun sequence:
- the LOC125219631 gene encoding formin-like protein 11 produces the protein MGHHLLLHVIFIIIVIFLISFHTLLSIDYTNHGHNKTFLNQHSKRVSLFQKFRRFLPLNPINGDPAHFPASPAPAPAPGPGITHRGSPAPSPVAHRRTHPHPRAHKAQKEEQGRGKRVMTAVLASVGVTSALCAVAMFFGCRKFKKRRGKQRKRGLPKFMSSMKKVTSDPGPDLFYLKSLESAFQPDKYCLKLNSSTAKMFSGENTFDGREVKVTESEIGSERFASCREIITVHEISECVKHERDGCSRIIHKFDHKIVQVEANSDDDDNASFHSFCDSQTRLSNVSATSIGETSGNMSRETHSSTRTTASNIPPPPPLPPPAFLHRSKSLSSSSSPPLSNGNGKAPPLPSSQQVALGKDGCPLPKLKPLHWDKVRATPNSSTVWDKLRSCSFEFDEEMMESLFGYNLHISMKSEEAKAKTPSPSKHVLEPKRLHNITILSKALNVTAEQVCAALIRGEGLSLQYLEALSKMVPTKEEEAKLANYKGDIVELGHAEKLVKAMIQIPSAFARIEAMLYRETFEDELLHLKKSFSILEEACRELRSSGLFLKLLEAVLKTGNRMNMGTTRGGAKAFKLDALLKLSDVKGTDGKTTLLHFVVQEIIRCEGIRASEPDSIMGKIHEKGKNEEKEERYRRMGLDMVSGLSTELCNAKKTATIDLDVVASSVANLREGMRRLQGLVGEEMEEGFVGWMRAFIGDGERKLREVQGDEERVLVRVREITEYFHGDVSKDESNPLRIFVIVRDFLSMLDNVCKELRASLRSPNPLLPFG, from the exons ATGGggcatcatcttcttctccacgtgatttTCATCATCATTGTTATCTTCCTCATCTCTTTCCACACTCTCCTCTCAATCGATTACACCAATCATGGCCACAACAAAACTTTTCTTAATCAACACTCTAAAAGGGTCTCTCTCTTCCAGAAATTCAGACGCTTTCTTCCACTCAATCCCATAAATGGAGACCCCGCACATTTCCCTGCATCGCCAGCGCCAGCGCCAGCTCCAGGGCCCGGCATTACCCACCGCGGCTCTCCGGCTCCTTCTCCCGTCGCCCACCGGCGCACGCACCCGCACCCTCGGGCTCACAAGGCGCAGAAGGAGGAGCAAGGGAGAGGCAAGAGAGTTATGACTGCGGTGCTTGCATCAGTCGGGGTTACCTCGGCATTGTGCGCGGTGGCGATGTTTTTTGGCTGCCGGAAATTCAAGAAACGGCGGGGGAAACAGAGGAAGAGAGGTTTGCCCAAGTTTATGAGCTCAATGAAAAAGGTAACCTCAGATCCCGGCCCTGATCTTTTCTACCTCAAATCGTTGGAATCTGCTTTCCAGCCAGATAAATACTGTCTCAAACTCAACTCCTCCACCGCAAAAATGTTCTCCGGCGAGAATACATTTGATGGTAGAGAAGTTAAAGTCACAGAGTCGGAGATAGGGAGTGAGAGGTTTGCATCGTGTAGAGAGATTATTACTGTGCATGAGATTTCAGAGTGTGTGAAGCATGAGCGTGACGGCTGCTCCAGAATAATTCACAAATTTGATCATAAAATTGTTCAAGTAGAAGCAAATtcagatgatgatgataatgcATCTTTCCATTCATTTTGTGATTCGCAAACCAGGCTTTCCAATGTTTCAGCTACTAGCATAGGCGAAACCTCGGGAAATATGTCGCGCGAAACGCATTCTTCTACTCGTACAACTGCCTCAAACattccaccaccacctccgcTGCCTCCCCCTGCATTTCTTCATAGATCCAAATCTCTCAGCTCATCCTCTTCTCCTCCACTTTCCAACGGCAATGGTAAAGCACCGCCGCTGCCTTCTTCACAACAAGTGGCTTTGGGCAAAGATGGGTGTCCATTGCCAAAGCTGAAACCACTACACTGGGACAAAGTAAGAGCCACCCCAAATAGCTCCACCGTGTGGGATAAGCTGCGCTCTTGTTCATTCGA GTTTGATGAGGAAATGATGGAATCACTTTTCGGTTACAACCTCCATATTTCTATGAAGAGCGAGGAAGCCAAGGCCAAAACTCCATCTCCAAGCAAGCACGTGCTCGAGCCTAAGAGACTGCACAACATCACCATACTTTCCAAGGCCTTGAACGTCACCGCAGAGCAAGTTTGCGCTGCACTAATCCGAG GGGAAGGTTTGTCCCTTCAATATTTGGAAGCATTGTCAAAGATGGTGCCAACCAAGGAAGAAGAGGCAAAGCTCGCCAACTACAAAGGCGACATAGTTGAATTGGGGCATGCGGAGAAGCTGGTAAAGGCAATGATCCAGATACCATCCGCGTTTGCAAGGATCGAAGCAATGCTCTACAGGGAAACCTTCGAAGACGAACTTCTCCATCTCAAGAAATCATTCTCAATACTCGAG GAGGCATGCAGGGAGCTGAGGTCGAGCGGGCTCTTCCTGAAGCTCCTGGAAGCAGTGCTGAAGACGGGGAACAGGATGAACATGGGCACCACAAGAGGAGGGGCGAAGGCCTTCAAGCTGGACGCCCTCCTCAAGCTCTCCGACGTGAAGGGGACGGATGGCAAGACAACGCTGCTCCATTTCGTGGTCCAGGAGATCATCCGGTGCGAGGGGATACGTGCCTCAGAGCCAGACAGCATCATGGGAAAAATCCATGAAAAGGGGAAGAACGAGGAGAAGGAGGAAAGGTACAGGAGGATGGGGCTGGATATGGTCTCGGGCTTGAGCACCGAGCTCTGCAACGCCAAGAAGACGGCCACCATTGATCTGGACGTGGTTGCAAGCTCGGTGGCGAATCTGAGGGAGGGCATGCGGCGGCTGCAGGGGCTCGTGGGGGAGGAGATGGAGGAGGGGTTTGTGGGATGGATGAGGGCGTTCATCGGAGACGGGGAGAGGAAGCTGAGGGAGGTGCAGGGGGATGAGGAGAGGGTGCTGGTGCGTGTGAGGGAGATTACAGAGTATTTTCATGGGGATGTGAGCAAGGATGAGTCGAATCCGTTGAGGATATTTGTGATAGTGAGGGACTTCCTGAGCATGTTGGACAATGTTTGCAAGGAGCTGAGGGCCTCGCTGCGCTCTCCGAATCCGCTTCTTCCCTTTGGATAG
- the LOC125220971 gene encoding uncharacterized protein LOC125220971, whose protein sequence is MGYYLADGIYPRWPVFVKTITCPTTDRRKLFAKKQEAARKDVERAFGVLQSRWAIVKGAARGWHRPLIADIIYACIIMHNMIVEDEGDNATFWSDDPLVSASSSYTVTDPAVQGVPPDVRNVMARSAAMRQEDQHTRLQADLIEEIWNRN, encoded by the coding sequence ATGGGGTACTATCTGGCAGACGGGATCTACCCTAGATGGCCCGTGTTCGTGAAGACCATCACATGTCCGACTACGGATAGGAGGAAGTTGTTTGCCAAAAAGCAAGAGGCGGCTCGGAAAGatgtggagcgcgcatttggagTTCTCCAATCACGTTGGGCTATAGTGAAGGGAGCGGCCCGTGGTTGGCACCGTCCGCTAATCGCCGACATCATATATGCATGTATCAtaatgcataacatgatcgtTGAGGACGAGGGAGACAACGCCACTTTCTGGAGCGACGATCCGCTCGTCAGCGCCAGCAGTAGCTACACTGTCACCGATCCGGCCGTGCAAGGTGTTCCTCCCGACGTGCGCAATGTCATGGCCCGTTCAGCGGCGATGCGCCAAGAAGATCAACACACACGCCTCCAAGCGGAtctaattgaagaaatttggaaCCGCAATTGa
- the LOC125218665 gene encoding histone H2A.1 yields the protein MNTVTSTPIKGTGGRRGGDRKKSIPKSVKAGLQFPVGRIARFLKKGRYAQRMGSGAPIYMAAVLEYLAAEVLELAGNAARDNKKSRIVPRHVQLAVRNDDELGKLLSGVTIANGGVLPNINPVLLPKKSTAAAEEKPPKTKSPKKP from the exons ATGAATACTGTGACTTCGACTCCAATCAAGGGCACCGGAGGCAGGCGAGGCGGCGATAGGAAGAAATCGATACCGAAATCCGTCAAGGCAGGACTCCAATTTCCAGTGGGGCGCATCGCCCGATTTCTGAAGAAGGGACGCTATGCGCAGCGCATGGGCAGCGGAGCTCCGATCTATATGGCTGCTGTTCTGGAATACCTTGCCGCTGAG GTGCTAGAATTGGCCGGAAACGCGGCGAGGGACAACAAGAAGAGCAGGATAGTGCCGAGACATGTGCAGTTGGCAGTGCGTAATGATGATGAATTGGGGAAACTGCTTAGTGGCGTAACAATTGCCAATGGTGGAGTGCTGCCCAATATCAATCCGGTGCTTTTGCCCAAGAAGTCTACCGCTGCAGCAGAGGAGAAACCCCCTAAAACCAAATCACCAAAGAAGCCCTAA
- the LOC125220147 gene encoding PWWP domain-containing protein 1-like has product MSATSNGGSGSPSSRANDVVRGDDPTPPSTSGSDSAERPGSNTADNIAEAAVVSPADEDKPVEPRFSDGFNEYTALKPEDADIGTSDASGGGDARNQSSSVSILQNKELKKPKKKKAKSSVDDYDSMLSEFDQFASEGTNEAVGYGYEIGDMVWGKVKSHPWWPGHIYNEAFASPSVQRSKRDGHVLVAFYGDSSYGWYDPAELIPFEEHFQENSQQTSSRSFVKAVAEAVDELSRRQALGLACRCGNEFNFWPSNVEDYFVVDVGDFEPVVYSSSQINKARSSFRSNEVISMVKQLALAPLGAQNQNIECIKNKATALACRKALFEDFDETYAQAFGTTPVRPPRPTAPMAVNPSRAPLSGRLVSSGKKKYSIEPTKRKDQVEKDKYIFKRRDEAIHVRTKKTSSGQVGPAFPLLLDGSGLSETSINSASVSDINEGQHQSTHQASVVSDIKPLEGSEKLLEGKSKKPKLLKQHAGELSAENATLVTKKKKRKKEIMNEQELSQDNVTLNKKKTKKEIRSQATLDAALPPTNIARGEAVEKESGMPLDSQMDNQKNDGLLALASPSEAKIATDLGEQELRTLLQDLCALAINPFHGVERSCQETAFPLFLKYRSVVYQKSLVLMPQDEIERGDANSGKAPSTSLHVPPEKTRDKPSMKLNRTLIRPDDPTKGGRKHGPPIRPDAIKKKRKLDGPEDDNTNTRRKLIDSDGIADIKKKKRKKIDDSKLFSTDKKILQRSNEPQRGGDVKEMHAKSAFPASSKAPKVESGRRMQKTVRLADPTMLVMKFPAGAALPSSAHLRAKFARFGPLDHSATRVFWETYTCRLVYQHKVDAEAALEHVLGSNNLFGSRNVRAYIREMRDKTVEAEPVKFQKEVISKPREREAPAAAEQRTAARIPTQSQQQQLKSCLKKPCNEDVGNGNGRGTHVKFILGGEGGSKTEQVSSSYPEGAPSSSYTRHSKDVSSKNLVKFGSDSIVMPLPMPSDELQKPPVNMDGFELLPTNDISQQLLNLLNRCRDVVNNLTAELGYVPYHSI; this is encoded by the exons ATGAGCGCCACCAGCaacggcggttccggttcgccGTCAAGCCGGGCGAATGACGTCGTAAGAGGAGACGACCCCACTCCCCCTTCAACCAGCGGCAGCGATTCTGCCGAACGTCCGGGATCCAATACAGCGGATAATATCGCAGAAGCAGCTGTAGTTTCCCCTGCCGATGAAGATAAACCAGTTGAACCGAGGTTTTCCGATGGTTTCAACGAGTATACGGCTTTGAAGCCAGAAGATGCGGATATTGGAACCAGCGATGCAAGCGGAGGAGGAGATGCGCGGAATCAATCTAGTTCTGTTTCAATATtgcaaaataaagaattaaagaagcccaagaagaagaaagcaaAAAGCTCTGTGGATGATTACGATTCGATGCTATCGGAATTTGATCAATTTGCATCGGAAGGAACAAATGAAGCTGTTGGATATGGGTATGAAATTGGAGATATGGTGTGGGGAAAGGTGAAATCACACCCGTGGTGGCCAGGGCACATTTACAACGAAGCTTTTGCCTCTCCATCTGTTCAAAGAAGCAAGCGGGATGGCCATGTCTTGGTAGCATTTTACGGGGATAGTAGCTATGGCTGGTATGATCCGGCAGAATTAATTCCCTTTGAAGAACACTTTCAGGAAAACTCGCAGCAGACTTCTTCACGGTCTTTTGTGAAGGCAGTGGCAGAAGCTGTAGACGAGCTCTCCAGAAGACAGGCATTGGGTTTGGCATGCCGGTGTGGAAATGAGTTCAATTTCTGGCCGTCCAATGTGGAGGACTACTTTGTTGTTGATGTGGGGGACTTTGAGCCAGTTGTTTATTCTTCGAGTCAGATAAATAAGGCAAGGAGCAGCTTTCGTTCAAATGAGGTGATTTCGATGGTAAAACAATTGGCATTGGCACCTTTAGGGGCCCAGAATCAGAACATTGAGTGTATTAAGAACAAGGCCACGGCCTTGGCATGCAGGAAGGCATTGTTTGAGGATTTTGATGAGACATATGCACAAGCCTTTGGAACAACACCAGTGCGACCTCCCCGGCCAACTGCACCAATGGCTGTGAATCCTTCTAGAG CTCCTTTGAGTGGCCGACTGGTGAGTTCCggtaaaaagaaatactcgaTAGAGCCCACCAAAAGAAAGGATCAAGTGGAAAAggacaaatatatatttaagcGGAGAGATGAAGCAATCCACGTTAGGACCAAGAAAACAAGTTCGGGCCAAGTAGGCCCTGCTTTCCCACTTTTGTTGGATGGATCAGGTTTATCTGAAACAAGTATAAACTCTGCTTCTGTATCTGACATCAATGAGGGCCAGCATCAATCCACACACCAGGCATCCGTGGTGAGTGATATAAAACCATTGGAAGGTTCTGAGAAGCTTCTGGAAGGTAAGTCAAAAAAGCCAAAGTTACTGAAGCAGCATGCGGGGGAATTGAGTGCTGAAAATGCAACCCTGgttacaaagaaaaaaaagagaaagaaagaaataatgaATGAGCAAGAATTGAGTCAAGATAATGTAACTCTgaataagaagaaaacaaagaaggaaataagAAGTCAAGCCACTTTGGATGCTGCATTACCCCCTACCAACATTGCCAGGGGAGAAGCAGTGGAAAAAGAGTCAGGAATGCCACTTGATAGCCAGATGGACAATCAGAAGAATGATGGTTTACTGGCCCTTGCCTCACCTTCGGAAGCAAAGATAGCCACTGACCTCGGGGAGCAAGAGCTTCGAACGCTACTGCAAGACCTATGTGCTCTTGCCATCAATCCCTTTCATGGAGTAGAGAGGAGCTGCCAAGAAACTGCCTTCCCGTTGTTCTTGAAGTATCGCTCTGTTGTCTATCAGAAGAGTTTGGTTTTAATGCCACAAGATGAGATAGAGAGGGGTGATGCTAACTCCGGTAAAGCACCTTCTACTTCTTTGCATGTTCCTCCTGAGAAAACTCGTGATAAGCCGAGCATGAAGCTCAATAGAACTCTCATCAGGCCTGATGATCCAACCAAAGGTGGTAGGAAACATGGTCCACCCATTCGTCCTGATGCTattaagaaaaagaggaaGCTTGATGGCCCAGAAGATGATAACACTAACACGAGGAGGAAACTTATTGATTCAGATGGCATTGCAGAcattaagaagaagaagaggaagaaaataGACGACTCAAAACTGTTCTCCACGGATAAGAAGATTCTTCAGAGGTCCAATGAACCCCAGCGAGGGGGAGATGTGAAGGAAATGCATGCTAAAAGTGCTTTTCCAGCATCTTCAAAGGCACCCAAAGTAGAATCCGGCCGAAGGATGCAGAAGACAGTAAGATTGGCTGATCCGACTATGCTTGTCATGAAGTTTCCTGCTGGTGCAGCGCTTCCATCCAGTGCTCATCTGAGAGCAAAGTTTGCTCGTTTTGGTCCTCTCGACCATTCAGCCACGCGAGTGTTCTGGGAGACATACACATGTCGCCTGGTCTATCAGCATAAGGTGGATGCAGAAGCTGCTTTGGAACATGTTCTTGGAAGCAACAATCTGTTTGGGAGCAGGAATGTGAGGGCCTACATCAGGGAAATGAGAGACAAAACAGTGGAAGCGGAACCAGTCAAGTTTCAGAAGGAAGTAATCTCAAAGCCAAGGGAAAGAGAGGCCCCCGCGGCTGCTGAACAGAGGACAGCAGCTAGAATTCCTACGCAATCCCAGCAGCAGCAGCTCAAGTCGTGCCTGAAGAAGCCGTGTAATGAAGATGTTGGTAATGGCAATGGTAGAGGTACTCATGTAAAGTTTATTTTGGGAGGGGAGGGAGGTAGCAAGACTGAACAAGTTTCGTCTAGTTATCCTGAGGGTgcaccatcatcatcatataCAAGACATTCTAAAGATGTTAGTAGTAagaatttggttaaatttggTTCAGATTCTATCGTTATGCCTTTGCCTATGCCTAGTGATGAGTTGCAGAAACCTCCAGTTAATATGGATGGCTTTGAGCTATTACCTACAAATGACATTTCGCAACAGCTTCTGAATCTACTAAATAGATGCAGAGATGTGGTAAATAACCTGACGGCGGAGTTAGGCTACGTGCCGTACCATTCAATTTAA
- the LOC125220973 gene encoding miraculin-like: MTTKIQVLLLFLIHTVVYVVGEEAATAVVDVDGNQVQANTKYYIFTPRGGGGGLGLSVRDRRQPCPPNVMQEADGGSMGLPLKIFPADGKAEIDLESDLNLAFVAATTCVQRTVWRLGDTDWNTGQRYVRSDGVVGKAGAETVRNWFKIERVGQGYKIVYCPGVCRECRVECGDVGVFVESGRMWLALGGQPLFIAFNKLNQSPSH, from the coding sequence atgacTACCAAAATacaagtactactattattcttAATCCACACCGTTGTTTATGTTGTTGGAGAAGAAGCCGCCACCGCCGTCGTAGACGTCGACGGCAATCAAGTGCAAGCCAACACCAAATACTACATTTTCACGCCAcgcggtggcggtggcggtcTCGGCCTCTCGGTGAGGGACCGGCGCCAGCCATGCCCTCCCAACGTCATGCAAGAGGCCGACGGAGGTTCCATGGGCCTCCCTCTGAAGATATTTCCGGCGGACGGGAAAGCGGAGATAGATTTGGAGAGTGATTTGAACTTGGCGTTCGTGGCGGCCACTACCTGCGTGCAGCGGACCGTGTGGCGGCTGGGAGACACCGACTGGAATACGGGGCAGCGGTATGTGAGGAGCGACGGTGTGGTGGGAAAGGCCGGGGCGGAGACGGTGAGGAACTGGTTCAAGATAGAGAGAGTCGGGCAGGGTTACAAGATTGTGTACTGCCCGGGCGTGTGCAGAGAGTGTAGAGTAGAGTGCGGAGATGTGGGAGTGTTTGTGGAGAGTGGAAGGATGTGGCTTGCTTTGGGTGGTCAGCCCCTTTTCATTGCTTTCAACAAACTCAACCAATCCCCCTCTCACTAG
- the LOC125219447 gene encoding rapid alkalinization factor-like: MAAAFKLLLALCLIASILIPQASAGGDQNGWMMPAVRSGCRGTIAECLADGDDEFDLDSESNRRILATRRYISYGALQRNNVPCSRRGASYYNCRPGAQANPYRRGCSAITRCRS, from the coding sequence ATGGCAGCCGCCTTCAAGTTGCTACTAGCACTCTGCTTAATCGCATCAATTCTAATCCCGCAAGCGTCGGCAGGTGGGGACCAAAACGGATGGATGATGCCGGCGGTGAGATCCGGGTGCAGGGGGACCATCGCTGAGTGTCTGGCCGACGGAGACGACGAGTTCGATCTCGATTCGGAGTCCAACAGGCGCATCCTAGCCACGAGGCGCTACATCAGCTACGGTGCGCTACAGAGGAACAACGTCCCCTGCTCGCGGCGCGGCGCATCGTACTACAATTGCCGCCCCGGCGCACAGGCCAATCCCTACCGTCGCGGCTGCAGCGCCATCACTCGCTGCCGGAGCTGA
- the LOC125223949 gene encoding translationally-controlled tumor protein homolog, producing the protein MLVYQDLLSGDELLSDSFPYKEIENGMLWEVEGKWVVQGAVSVDIGANPSAEGADDEEGVDDQAVKVVDVVDTFRLQEQPPFDKKQLIAYVKKYIKNLTPKLQPEKQDQFKKGIEGATKYLVSKLKDFQYFVGESMHDDGTMVFAYYKEGATDPTFLYLAHGLKEVKC; encoded by the exons ATGTTGGTATATCAGGATCTTCTCTCAG GTGATGAGCTTCTCTCTGACTCATTCCCATACAAGGAAATTGAGAATGGAATGCTGTGGGAAGTAGAAGGCAAG TGGGTTGTTCAAGGGGCAGTTAGTGTGGATATTGGGGCCAACCCCTCTGCTGAAGGCGCTGATGACGAAGAAGGTGTTGACGATCAAGCTGTCAAGGTTGTCGATGTTGTGGACACTTTCAGGCTTCAGGAGCAGCCTCCTTTCGACAAGAAACAGTTGATAGCATATGTCAAGAAATATATCAAGAACTTGACTCCCAAGCTTCAACCTGAGAAGCAAGATCAGTTCAAGAAAGGCATCGAAGGAGCTACTAAATACCTTGTCTCAAAGCTCAAGGACTTCCAATA CTTTGTTGGGGAGAGCATGCATGATGACGGGACGATGGTGTTTGCATACTACAAGGAAGGAGCGACTGATCCAACTTTTCTATATCTGGCTCATGGCTTGAAGGAGGTCAAGTGCTGA
- the LOC125220972 gene encoding protein FAR1-RELATED SEQUENCE 5-like, which yields MAKEAGRIQHLGFTHIDLKNYLRTKRTLEIKQGDSGGVLQYLQRMISEDPHFYYAIQLDVEDLITNMFWTDGRMIQDFGHFGDAVCFDTTYRRHRDGRPIALFVGVNHHKQAIVFGAASLYDETIETFEWLFDVFEDAMMGKRPKTILTDQDQAMSAALASKWPSTYHPLCVWHIFQNAAIHLSNVFASFKNTFAAYFSRCVYDFEEESEFLDAWNEMLEKYNLQDNQWLKRMFSLRENWALVYGRNTFCVDMVSTQRSECMNVVGKHYVNYKNNIVEVFHHFQMLIDDRREKESAEDFKNAQSSPIMTFPLEILKHAVAVYIHKIFALFSEELRKAIESKSEGGSQLETSDI from the coding sequence atggCAAAGGAAGCGGGCAGAATACAACATCTTGGTTTTACTCATATTGATTTGAAGAACTATTTGAGAACTAAGAGGACTTTGGAGATTAAACAAGGAGATAGTGGAGgtgttttacaatatttacaaaGGATGATAAGTGAAGATCCACATTTTTACTATGCTATTCAATTAGATGTGGAAGATCTAATTACCAATATGTTTTGGACCGATGGTAGAATGATACAAGATTTTGGTCATTTTGGTGATGCTGTTTGCTTCGATACTACATACAGAAGACATCGAGATGGCAGACCAATAGCTTTGTTCGTCGGTGTAAATCATCATAAACAAGCAATTGTGTTTGGTGCAGCATCATTGTACGACGAAACAATTGAAACCTTTGAATGGTTGTTTGATGTATTTGAAGATGCTATGATGGGAAAGAGACCAAAAACCATTTTAACGGATCAAGATCAAGCAATGAGCGCTGCTTTAGCTTCCAAGTGGCCATCGACTTACCATCCCTTGTGTGTTTGGCACATTTTCCAAAATGCAGCAATTCATCTTTCCAATGTTTTTGCGAGTTTCAAGAACACCTTTGCAGCTTATTTTAGTCGTTGTGTGTACGACTTCGAAGAAGAATCAGAATTCCTTGATGCATGGAATGAAATGTTGGAGAAATACAACCTGCAAGATAATCAATGGTTGAAGAGAATGTTTTCTCTAAGAGAAAATTGGGCATTGGTTTATGGAAGAAACACATTTTGCGTTGATATGGTTTCTACTCAACGAAGTGAGTGCATGAATGTTGTTGGGAAGCATTATgtaaattacaaaaacaatATTGTCGAGGTGTTCCATCATTTTCAAATGTTGATAGATGATCGCCGTGAGAAAGAGTCGGCAGAAGATTTCAAGAATGCTCAAAGTTCTCCTATTATGACATTTCCATTAGAAATATTGAAGCATGCGGTTGCCGTATATATACATAAGATATTTGCATTGTTTAGTGAGGAGTTAAGGAAGGCAATTGAAAGCAAGAGTGAAGGTGGGAGTCAACTTGAAACTTCTGATATATAA
- the LOC125219586 gene encoding serine racemase gives MEGKAQVSSNMYAADLSSIKAAQDRISSHAHITPVLSSHTLDSLSGRKLYFKCECFQKGGAFKFRGACNAVFSLTDDEAARGVITHSSGNHAAALSLAAKLRGIPAHIVIPKNAPKCKVENVVRYGGQVIWSEATMQSREDVAAKVLKDTGAVLIHPYNDGRIISGQGTISLELLEQIPHIDTIIVPISGGGLISGVALAAKSINPSVRVLAAEPKGADDAAQSKKAGTIITLPETKTIADGLRASLGSFTWPVVRDLVDDIIVVEDREIIEAMRLCYEVLKVAVEPSGAIGLAAVLSESFRNNPSWDGCKNVGIIVSGGNVDLDVMWKSLNNGV, from the exons ATGGAAGGAAAAGCGCAAGTGTCCAGTAATATGTATGCTGCTGATCTCTCGTCGATAAAAGCAGCTCAAGATCGCATCAGCTCTCACGCGCACATAACTCCGGTCTTGTCCTCACACACTCTTGATTCTCTCTCTGGAAGAAAGCTTTACTTCAAATGTGAATGTTTTCAGAAAGG TGGAGCTTTCAAATTCAGAGGTGCCTGCAATGCTGTATTTTCTCTTACAGATGATGAGGCAGCTAGAGGTGTCATAACACATAGCAG TGGGAATCATGCTGCCGCACTTTCTCTGGCTGCAAAACTACGAGGAATACCAGCACATATAGTCATTCCCAAAAATGCCCCAAAATGCAAAGTTGAGAATGTCGTTCGTTATGGTGGTCAGGTTATCTGGAGCGAGGCAACAATGCAATCTAGGGAGGATGTCGCTGCGAAGGTATTGAAGGATACTGGTGCTGTTCTGATTCATCCATATAATGATGGCCGTATCATAAG TGGACAGGGAACCATATCTCTGGAGCTATTGGAACAGATTCCTCACATCGACACCATAATAGTTCCAATAAGTG GAGGTGGATTGATCTCAGGCGTGGCATTAGCTGCCAAGTCAATTAATCCCTCGGTTCGAGTTCTGGCTGCTGAACCAAAGGGAGCAGACGATGCAGCTCAATCCAAAAAGGCAGGCACCATAATCACTCTACCGGAGACGAAGACCATAGCTGATGGCCTCCGAGCTTCTCTTGGAAGTTTCACGTG GCCTGTTGTCCGGGATTTGGTGGATGACATCATTGTTGTCGAGGATAGAGAGATCATAGAAGCAATGCGACTCTGTTATGAGGTTCTTAAGGTTGCGGTGGAGCCAAGTGGAGCGATCGGCCTTGCTGCGGTGCTATCGGAGAGTTTCAGGAATAATCCCAGTTGGGATGGCTGCAAGAATGTGGGGATTATAGTTTCAGGAGGCAATGTTGATTTGGATGTGATGTGGAAATCCTTGAACAATGGAGTTTAA